The following proteins come from a genomic window of Pangasianodon hypophthalmus isolate fPanHyp1 chromosome 24, fPanHyp1.pri, whole genome shotgun sequence:
- the cmya5 gene encoding cardiomyopathy-associated protein 5 — MESQRQEESDRIEPEIQDDGTETTNIDEEEVEELHNSLKEVVQDPAVKPKFQCLMVDPSFSMVTVQSEDSGIVWETASSRCSTPWASEASSPSDSYSLEGSGTQGNIVIIMDEDKVRRKKKTSSRGKLGDRFRRPGSRLSGPAIGEERPAMIEVSVPNIKCEDSEDGQTAEGKPDKDQELFNLISEGFEILNIVVPSKLPTVDEECSTVLADNLSYLEDTPKIKTKSKHESAAPTTIPNVIDIDIDIQEIKDDSQKGLSQTPVNEQLKKDETDMDYLEKFTLLDQHAPDDESEKSETTQDIQQEEPQVPGEEQKVEHTVVESSFVIVNEVEIEGDHLDEVFYGASCNAEPQLPSHHKEDKEHASGSFKMLKECGSTLFGSQESILTPIFLPPGPPKIIDQDLLDEPRAMSFHYLDLYEDATGDRKKDEDASDIESVVSEKSFKRRYSDSDDGDGYLEKFILKDDTPVVEDVHKVDTPGSDRVIWPQSKFEMTGCLIRVKEDDAPQEEDVGVNQAELESKQVIKDEYQPSYSSKDYEDCDGVKTGCMTVKSVSETLEGCEDCDLKTGCAIQKMVSSDKLPFKINEVLKTANQESDKSILIEDEKRNEVQELKHMDEWVSGGLVEEKLAELNDKLEILPQEPTKYDDKKVTDRAAELQQTIVITKEEALDKGQQVTHTAQEISKPNLVKDIHVKDTSATTTAEETGIVQEISQNTVCEPEKCEDVTKHAGEKLTVPDHEYQVKVSKAVLESKSEVLKHREIPAVEEDLRDTAVQSILPESGKQEQVTEKTMLPEVEGHIISESVDSEVKTDLKTISEQKVLEELLVSELDTTEEKVEEIKVEATEQLKEQTETDTVPVFDKKTSATDSVTLEKTETVDSASAVESPNNLAKCVFTPEKKEGELGEMEKYSEIPTGYDKILGISGETKEAESDVVTLTQEIPVACPSAPEITERYLAAAVVDEEVGREENLELADAPVLYDSHAEIKMISLIPASQTDDSSKVTVPPPVTKEEDSEIRDVDRSNLETTGEALRPVYPVAVDEIDGVSKVSVQEVEGKNEGKSKKILLKDTHKEELWRTLVPASPSPPVEIQDSTMRVSPLEEVEYIKENNNFAVDRNIKRDTGPFSTLRSFSPLEDLSGFGRDLAEFDLQKEIYEELDYEMVTEQDARQSETEVTVGKEDRGQDQERGQDQSPEPTIEADYEFIEDLDDTQISELRQLKEKGEIKPMDAFCLVCHCPVLMSEGGHENHEASTLEKAFEDIKNQLSNWISILQERSENIEDMVSELELAYNSVEEQCKDGEKALDEQNEEMMKLVMERYNEMSQTMEEEKKAKLEQLYDQIVSFQENTDAAKETMETTTKEMEETDELAFLSSYKDIDMRLKTALDSAMSLELGPRGLLVFEDYAKGTTGNEKKNRQVIPVPQQPHLQPQEANSATSTSVTVYWTVNEGDIIDCFQVYCMEEPQGAISEEYRVTVKESHCNLEELEPDKCYKVWVMAVNYTGCSLPSERLPFRTAPSVPVINPEACTVLWDSATIRWSSSLHSAAESFTLEYCRQYALEGEGLRSVSGIKGCEHKVLLQPNENFLFYIKSVNSAGASDQSEAALISTRGTRFHLLSETANMVLKISEDKNSVQYPVETYNKMSAFIECPGVRGELLPSVGCHYWETVVAGCKAYRIGVAYQTEPQDSTVGDSSTSWCLHCVPTSISCRFELLHDSVESDIFVTNVPTRIGTLLDFAQGRLVFFNAQNGQCLGSFQQAFIQPCYPVFTLERPGNLELKMTMEVPEFAKHW, encoded by the exons ATGGAGTCTCAAAGGCAGGAAGAAAGTGACAGGATTGAGCCGGAGATTCAGGACGACGGGACAGAGACTACCAACATTGACGAAGAAGAGGTTGAGGAACTACACAACAG TTTAAAGGAAGTAGTCCAAGATCCAGCTGTAAAGCCCAAATTCCAGTGCCTGATGGTGGACCCGTCGTTCTCCATGGTGACAGTACAGAGCGAGGACAGTGGGATTGTGTGGGAGACTGCATCAAGCAGGTGCTCAACACCATGGGCCTCAGAGGCCAGCTCCCCATCAGATTCATACAGCCTGGAGGGTTCGGGAACACAGGGTAATATAGTTATCATTATGGATGAAGACAAagtgaggagaaagaaaaaaacaagcagcagAGGGAAGTTGGGTGACAGGTTTCGCAGACCAGGCTCCAGATTGTCAGGTCCTGCAATAGGAGAGGAGAGACCTGCAATGATTGAAGTATCTGTGccaaatataaaatgtgaagaTTCAGAGGATGGTCAGACAGCAGAGGGAAAACCAGACAAGGATCAAGAGCTATTTAACCTGATTTCTGAGGGTTTTGAAATCCTCAATATTGTAGTACCATCTAAACTTCCTACAGTGGATGAGGAATGCAGTACAGTATTGGCAGACAATTTGTCCTACTTGGAGGACACTCCAAAGatcaaaacaaaatccaaacatGAAAGCGCAGCTCCCACCACCATTCCTAATGTCATAGACATAGACATAGACATTCAAGAAATAAAAGATGATAGTCAAAAAGGCTTATCTCAGACCCCTGTTAATGAGCAGCTCAAGAAAGATGAAACTGATATGGACTACTTAGAGAAATTCACGCTGCTAGATCAACATGCCCCAGATGATGAGTCTGAGAAGTCTGAGACTACACAAGATATCCAACAAGAGGAACCTCAGGTGCCTGGAGAAGAACAAAAGGTGGAGCACACAGTTGTTGAGAGTTCCTTTGTCATTGTCAATGAGGTTGAAATTGAAGGTGATCATCTAGATGAAGTGTTTTATGGAGCAAGTTGCAATGCAGAACCTCAACTTCCATCACACCATAAAGAAGACAAAGAACATGCAAGTGGGAGCTTTAAAATGCTCAAAGAGTGTGGTTCAACTCTATTTGGCAGCCAGGAGTCTATCCTTACTCCGATTTTCCTTCCCCCTGGCCCACCCAAGATCATAGATCAAGATCTCCTTGATGAGCCAAGAGCAATGTCGTTCCATTACTTAGACCTTTATGAAGATGCAACTGGAGATAGAAAAAAGGATGAAGACGCCTCAGATATTGAAAGTGTTGTTTCAGAAAAGTCATTTAAAAGACGTTATTCTGATTCAGATGATGGAGATGGCTACCTGGAGAAATTCATATTGAAAGATGACACTCCAGTGGTTGAAGATGTACACAAAGTTGATACGCCAGGGAGTGACAGAGTGATATGGCCTCAAAGTAAATTTGAAATGACTGGATGTTTAATTCGTGTTAAGGAAGATGATGCTCCCCAAGAAGAGGATGTTGGTGTCAATCAAGCGGAGTTAGAGAGCAAACAGGTTATAAAAGATGAATATCAGCCTTCATATTCATCAAAGGACTATGAAGATTGTGATGGAGTGAAAACTGGATGTATGACAGTTAAAAGTGTTTCAGAGACTTTAGAGGGATGTGAAGATTGTGATTTGAAAACTGGCTGTGCAATCCAAAAGATGGTCTCATCTGATAAActtccttttaaaataaatgaggtACTTAAAACAGCAAATCAGGAATCAGATAAATCTATATTGATAGAAGATGAAAAACGAAATGAAGTTCAGGAATTAAAACACATGGACGAATGGGTTTCTGGAGGTTTAGTGGAAGAAAAATTGGCTGAATTGAATGACAAACTTGAGATTCTGCCACAAGAACCAACAAAATACGATGACAAAAAGGTGACTGATAGGGCAGCTGAACTTCAACAAACCATTGTTATTACCAAGGAAGAAGCATTGGACAAGGGGCAGCAAGTTACACATACAGCACAAGAAATAAGTAAACCTAATTTAGTGAAGGATATACATGTAAAAGATACATCAGCAACAACTACAGCTGAAGAGACAGGAATTGTACAAGAAATCAGTCAAAATACAGTCTGTGAACCAGAGAAATGTGAAGATGTGACCAAGCACGCTGGTGAAAAACTAACAGTTCCTGACCATGAATACCAAGTGAAAGTTAGTAAAGCAGTACTGGAAAGCAAATCTGAAGTTCTCAAGCATAGGGAGATACCTGCTGtagaggaagacctgagagataCTGCAGTCCAGTCCATTTTACCTGAAAGTGGGAAGCAGGAGCAAGTCACTGAAAAAACTATGCTACCCGAGGTGGAAGGCCACATTATAAGTGAATCTGTAGACAGTGAAGTCAAAACTGATCTTAAAACTATAAGTGAACAGAAAGTTTTGGAGGAATTACTGGTAAGTGAACTAGACACGACTGAAGAGAAAGTTGAAGAAATCAAGGTCGAGGCCACCGAACAGCTAAAAGAACAGactgagacagacacagtgCCAGTGTTTGATAAAAAGACTTCAGCTACAGACAGTGTAACACTAGAGAAGACAGAAACAGTAGATTCAGCCTCAGCTGTGGAAAGTCCAAATAATTTAGCTAAGTGTGTCTTTACACCTGAGAAGAAAGAGGGTGAGTTGGGGGAAATGGAGAAATACTCAGAGATACCAACAGGTTATGATAAAATCCTGGGGATCTCAGGCGAAACCAAAGAGGCTGAAAGTGATGTTGTAACACTAACACAAGAAATTCCTGTAGCATGTCCTTCTGCTCCAGAAATCACAGAAAGATATCTGGCAGCAGCAGTGGTTGATGAGGAAGTAGGCAGGGAAGAGAACCTAGAGCTGGCAGATGCTCCTGTTTTATATGACTCACATGCTGAGATTAAGATGATTTCACTGATTCCTGCTTCACAAACAGATGACTCATCCAAAGTTACTGTGCCACCACCTGTAACAAAAGAAGAGGACAGTGAGATAAGGGATGTAGACAGAAGTAACTTAGAGACCACTGGTGAGGCCCTTAGGCCTGTATACCCAGTAGCTGTAGACGAAATAGATGGTGTCTCTAAAGTGTCGGTGCAAGAGgtggagggaaaaaatgaaggaaaatcgAAAAAAATACTTCTAAAGGATACACACAAAGAAGAGTTATGGAGAACTCTGGTGCCTGCAAGTCCTTCCCCTCCAGTGGAGATACAGGACTCAACAATGAGGGTTTCACCTTTAGAAGAAGTAGAatacattaaagaaaataataactttgCCGTGGATCGAAACATAAAAAGGGACACGGGCCCCTTTTCAACTTTACGGAGTTTTAGCCCACTGGAAGACCTCTCTGGGTTCGGCCGTGATTTGGCAGAGTTTGATTTGCAAAAGGAAATATATGAGGAGCTAGATTACGAGATGGTCACTGAGCAAGATGCAAGACAGTCAGAGACTGAAGTAACTGTAGGTAAAGAAGATCGTGGCCAGGATCAAGAGCGTGGCCAGGATCAATCTCCAGAGCCAACAATTGAGGCAGACTATGAGTTTATTGAGGATTTGGATGACACCCAAATATCAGAGCTTAGGCAACTGAAGGAAAAAGGAGAAATTAAGCCAATGGATGCATTCTGCCTTGTCTGTCATTGCCCAGTATTAATGAGTGAAGGCGGCCATGAAAATCATGAGGCGTCAACGTTGGAAAAAGCATTTGAAGACATTAAG AATCAGTTGAGTAACTGGATATCAATTTTACAagaaagatcagaaaatatTGAAGATATGGTATCTGAACTTGAGCTGGCGTATAACTCTGTGGAG GAGCAATGCAAGGATGGCGAGAAAGCCCTGGACGAGCAGAATGAAGAGATGATGAAGCTGGTGATGGAGCGGTATAATGAAATGTCTCAGACTatggaggaggagaaaaaggcCAAACTTGAGCAGCTTTACGATCAAATTGTGTCTTTCCAAGAAAACACTGATGCAGCCAAAGAAACAATGGAGACAACAACAAAAGAGATGGAAGAGACAGATGAGTTAGCATTTTTGTCG TCATACAAAGACATTGATATGAG GTTAAAAACAGCTTTAGACTCAGCCATGTCTCTAGAGCTTGGCCCACGAGGTTTGCTTGTATTTGAAGATTATGCCAAAGGCACCACAGGAAATGAGAAGAAAAACCGTCAAGTCATTCCAG TGCCCCAGCAACCCCATCTTCAGCCGCAGGAGGCTAATTCTGCCACAAGCACCTCCGTCACCGTGTACTGGACAGTGAATGAAGGAGACATCATCGACTGTTTCCAGGTCTACTGCATGGAAGAACCTCAAGGAG CCATCTCAGAGGAGTACAGAGTGACAGTGAAGGAGAGTCACTGTAATCTAGAAGAGCTGGAGCCAGATAAGTGCTATAAGGTGTGGGTGATGGCAGTGAACTACACTGGATGCAGCCTGCCCAGCGAGAGACTTCCTTTCAGAACAG CCCCGTCTGTTCCTGTGATTAACCCAGAAGCCTGCACAGTGTTGTGGGACTCTGCTACAATCCGCTGGAGCTCATCTCTGCACAGTGCTGCGGAGAGCTTCACTCTAGAGTACTGCCGCCAATACGCCCTGGAGGGAGAGGGCCTCAG GTCTGTGTCCGGAATAAAAGGCTGTGAGCACAAGGTCCTCCTGCAGCCCAATGAGAACTTCCTCTTTTACATCAAATCAGTGAACAGTGCAGGAGCCAGTGACCAGAGCGAGGCAGCTCTCATCTCCACACGAG GTACCAGGTTCCACTTACTGAGTGAAACAGCTAATATGGTGCTCAAGATTTCTGAGGACAAGAACTCTGTGCAGTATCCTGTGGAAACCTACAATAAGATGTCTGCATTTATCGA ATGTCCAGGAGTGAGGGGCGAGCTTCTGCCGTCTGTTGGATGTCACTACTGGGAAACAGTGGTGGCTGGCTGTAAAGCCTACCGCATTGGTGTTGCCTATCAGACAGAACCACAGGACAGCACAGTGGGTGACAGCAGCACCTCCTGGTGTCTGCACTGTGTACCCACATCCATCAG CTGTAGGTTCGAGCTGCTCCATGACAGTGTGGAATCGGACATCTTTGTGACGAACGTTCCTACTCGTATCGGCACTCTGCTGGACTTCGCACAGGGCCGTTTGGTCTTCTTCAACGCTCAGAATGGCCAGTGCCTGGGCTCATTCCAGCAAGCCTTCATCCAGCCCTGCTACCCCGTATTCACCCTGGAGAGACCTGGTAACCTGGAGCTTAAAATGACCATGGAGGTCCCAGAGTTTGCCAAGCACTGGTAG
- the tent2 gene encoding poly(A) RNA polymerase GLD2, whose product MFPRSPVFRHKHGQVNGLFTQCIVPHTFSQQQRTEPHLNLNETNLLGQPLNVFPLIPKYQWKAAPELSRTNPNGSRKRKSDGNSQHDLKRQRFGSSHPYGQPAKRGAFSPVPHGEQGQTSGFVREVRSPPHSPMHPAVTCTPLCNMPFLNEESSQNSLPSHVIKDKLSQQILDLFHTCEQRSEDLEKKEFCRAQLQIDIQRLFPCARIFLAGSSLNGFGSRTSDADLCLVVQEGPINQKTDAVYILSLVQKLLYKLSYIERPQLIRAKVPILKFKDRVSGVEFDLNVNNTVGIRNTFLLRTYAYLEKRVRPIILAIKKWASHHRINDASRGTLSSYTLVLMVLHYLQTLPDPVIPCLQKDYPECFSPVMDIHLVPDGPKNIPPFVSKNQSSLGDLLLGFLKYYATVFRWDKHIISVREAKALPKANRWEWRSKFLYVEEPFDGSNTARAVHEKIKFDAIKAVFAESWQVLQVRKDLNYILPIRETIPKR is encoded by the exons ATGTTTCCGAGGTCTCCAGTCTTCCGCCACAAGCATGGGCAAGTGAATGGTTTATTCACCCAGTGTATTGTACCCCATACCTTCTCCCAGCAGCAGCGAACTGAACCCCATCTCAATCTGAATGAAACAAA CTTGCTTGGCCAACCTTTGAATGTATTCCCTCTTATTCCAAAATATCAGTGGAAAGCAGCGCCGGAACTTTCTCGCACCAATCCAAATGGATCGAGGAA GAGGAAAAGTGATGGAAACTCTCAGCATGACCTGAAGAGGCAGCGCTTCGGTTCTTCCCATCCATATGGACAACCGGCCAAAAGGGGCGCATTTAGCCCAGTGCCTCATGGTGAGCAGGGGCAAACCAGTGGGTTTGTGAGGGAGGTCCGCTCTCCTCCTCACTCTCCTATGCACCCTGCAGTCACCTGTACACCACTGTGCAACATGCCATTTCTCAACGAGGAGTCCAGTCAGAATTCCTTGCCATCACATGTGATCAAAGATAAG CTGAGCCAGCAGATTCTGGATCTGTTCCACACTTGTGAGCAGCGGAGTGAGGACTTGGAGAAGAAGGAATTCTGTCGTGCGCAGTTGCAGATAGACATTCAGAGACTCTTTCCAT GCGCGAGGATATTCCTGGCAGGGTCGTCTCTGAATGGGTTCGGTAGTCGGACCAGCGATGCTGATTTATGTCTTGTTGTTCAAGAGGGTCCA ATTAACCAGAAAACAGATGCAGTGTACATACTCAGTCTTGTGCAGAAGCTGCTATACAAACTGT CTTACATTGAGAGACCTCAGCTCATTCGAGCAAAAGTGCCAATACTGAAGTTCAAGGACCGAGTCAG TGGCGTGGAGTTTGATTTGAATGTTAACAACACTGTAGGAATCAGAAACACGTTCCTTCTGCGGACGTACGCATACC TTGAAAAGCGTGTTCGCCCCATCATCCTTGCGATCAAGAAGTGGGCTAGTCATCACAGAATCAATGATGCAAGCCGTGGAACCCTGAGCAGCTACACACTGGTCCTGATGGTCCTACATTACCTCCAGA CTCTTCCAGATCCTGTCATTCCTTGCCTTCAAAAGGATTATCCA GAGTGTTTCAGTCCTGTAATGGATATTCATCTTGTACCAGACGGACCCAAGAACATTCCTCCTTTTGTGTCGAAGAACCAGTCATCTCTTGGAGACCTGCTCCTTGGCTTCCTAAAATACTATGCCACAGTTTTCAG ATGGGACAAGCACATCATCTCTGTTCGTGAAGCAAAAGCTCTGCCTAAGGCAAACCGCTGGGAATGGAGAAGCAAATTCCTTTATGTGGAAG aACCGTTTGATGGCTCAAACACAGCCAGAGCAGTTCATGAGAAAATCAAGTTTGATGCCATCAAAGCAGTGTTTGCAGAG TCCTGGCAGGTGCTGCAGGTGAGGAAAGATCTGAACTACATTTTACCCATCAGAGAGACAATCCCGAAAAGATAA